CTCGCCGGGGCGCGCGCCCGGTTGCAGACCCGCGCTCAGGTCGCCCTGCGCCGCGGGCAGGACGAGGCCGCGGAGGCGCTGCGCACGGTGTTCCAGGAAATACTCGGCGACGAACCGGCCCTGCGCCGCATCGGAGCCATGGTCGGCGGCACCGACATTCGCTACCCGATGCCCGGCGACCACGTCCTGACCGGCACCTTCGTCCCTGATCTTCCCCTGCACACCGACCGCGGCACGACGAGCGTCGCCGCACTGATGCCCGGCGGGCGACCCGTCCTGCTCGTCCTGGCGGATCGGCCCGAGTTCGCCGAGACCGGCCGGAAGTGGCTGCACCGCATCGAAATTCATGCCGCCAAAACGGACGAGCAGCTCGCCGACGCGCTGCTGATCCGCCCGGACGGCCACATCGCCTGGGCCGCGGGGGTGGGTGAACCCGCCGACACCGCCGGACCGGGCCTGCACGACGCGTTGACGCGCTGGTTCGGTACCGCCGTCTGATCGATTCGATCGCAGGCGAGTCGCCGGACCCGTGCGCCTACTGGTCCGGCGACGCACCATCCGGCCAGCCCGATCCTGGTACGACCAGGAGCCCGAGACCGGCGAGCAAGAGCAAAACGGCCAGCAGATGCTGCCCGGCCGGCAGTGCGAGCGCGGCCAAGAATATGGCACGCCGGCCGAAGACCCGGAGCAGGCGCGCGACGTCGGTCTCGGGGTCGACGGGCGCCTGCCCTGGTTCGCCAGGGTTCGCGACAGGTTTAGTCACCACCGCACCTCGATTCCGTCTCGAATAGGTCTGCGACGTGAAATCAGCACGCCAGGTATCTAGCGTCGCCGACCGGCCGACCACCCACAATGCGCAATCCCCGCACGCAGCCTCAGGCAGCGGCTTAGGCTGAAGCGGTGCACTACGACCTGGTCGACCTGCGGCTGTTCCTCGACGTCGTCTCGGAAGGGTCCATCACGGCGGGCGCGCAACGGCGGCATCTGAGCCTGCCTTCGGCCAGCGCACGGATCCGTGCGCTGGAACATCAGGCCGGTTTGCCACTGCTGATCCGGGGCCGTCGCGGCGTCCGCCCTACCCCGGCGGGTACCACGCTGGCGCGGCACGCACGGGAGGTGCTGCGGCAGACCGCCCGGCTGGACAGCGCGCTCGCCGGTTACACGAGTTCACCCGAAGTCGCGCTCACCCTGCTCAGTGGCGGCGGCGCGATGCATCAGATCGTGCCGCGGGCCTTGATCTCGTTCCTGCGCGCGCAACCCGGCATCGATGTCGTTGTCGCGGAACGCCGTACCCCGCAGATGGTCCGGATGCTCACCGACGGCGCGGCCGACCTCGGCATCGTGATCGGCAACGAGGCGGGCGACTGCGGGCTGTCGGTCGAACCGCTCTGCGACGGCTCGCTCGTGGCGATCGGTCAGGCGGGCGGAATCCTCACCGGCAGAACGATGCTGACCTTCCGAGAGGTCGCCGAACATCCCTTGGTAGGCCTGGATACCGGCTCGTCGCTGCAGCAGTGGATCGAGCAGCACGTCGGGGTGCAGGGCGGTCCGCTGCCCCGCTACCGCACCCGCGTCGCCAACCTCACCACCGTCCTCACGCTCGTCGCCGCGGGCGTCGGCCTGGCCATCGTTCCCCGCAACGCGATCCACGCCGACGCCACCCTGGACATGTGCGAGTTGTCCGACGCCTGGTCCCATCGCCACCACTTGATCGCCTGGGGCAGTAAGGCGGACCCCTCCTCCCCTGCCCTGACCGCGCTCACCGACCACATCCGCCAGGCGGCCGCCACACAGACAGCCTGACTACGTCGGCGAGGTCACCGGACGCCGTACAGGTCAGCTGAGGCGATGGGCGGCAAGGAGTTCGGCGTCGGCGAGGACAGTGTCGATCGGGCCGTCGGCGACGATCCGGCCACCGTCGAGGATCACGGCGCGGTCGCAGACGCGGTGGGCATAGGGCAGGTCGTGGGTGACCATGAGCAACGTGGTGGGCAGGGTCAGCAGGATCTCGGCGAGTTCGCGGCGCGCGACCGGGTCGAGGTTGGCGGCGGGCTCGTCGAGGACGAGAACCTCAGGCCGGCACGCCAATACGGTGGCCAATGCGGCGCGGCGACGTTCGCCCAGGGAGAGCCGGGCCGGTGAGCGCTCCGCCTGGTCCGTCATCCCGACCGCCGCGAGCGCGTCCCGGACCCGCTCGGCCAGCGCTGCGCCGCGAACGCCGAAATTGGCCGGCCCGAACGCGACGTCCTGCGCGACGGTCGGCATGAACAGCTGATCGTCCGGATCCTGGAAGACCACGCCCACCCGCTCGCGGATGGCCCGCACGGTCTCGCGGCCCAATCGTGTTCCGCCGATCCGGACTTCGCCGGAGGCCGCGATGAGCACACCGTTGAGGTGCAGCATCAGCGTCGACTTTCCCGCGCCGTTGGGGCCGAGCACGGCGACGCGCTCACCGTGGGCGATCTCGAGGTCCACCCCGTGCAGCGCCGCCGTGCCGTCCGGGTACGCGAACCGCAGGTCGAGCAGGCGCACCGCGGGCATCGGTGCCGAGGTCACCGAACCACCCAGGCGCTCAGGCAGATTCCGGAGGCCGCAACCGCGGGCAGACAGCCGAGCAGCCACTGCCGCAGCCCGGCAGACGGCTCCCCGAGATCCGGCACGACGCCGGTGAAACCACGCGACAGCATCGCCAGATGCACGCGTTCACCTCTCTCATAGGACCGCAGGAACAGACTGCCCACACCGCGCGCGGTCGCGCCGGCCTGGCGCAGCGTGCGGGGGTCGTCGCCGCGCGAGATCCGGGCCAGCCGCATGCGCGCCGCCTCGTCGGCCAGCACATCGACGTAGCGCAGCATCAGCACCACGATGGTGACGATCAGGCCCGGGACACGCAGCCGGGTCAGTCCGCCGGGCAGCTCCCGGACCGCGGTGGTCGCCGCCAAGGTCAGCGAAACACCTACGCCGAGCGTCCCTTTCGCAACGATGCCCCAGGCCGCGTAGAGGCCCGTCGTGGACAGTGACAGCCCGAGCATCGACGTGCGCGGCTCGCCTGCCGCGAAGGGCAGCAGCACCGCCAACACCACGAAGGGCACTTCGATCAGCAGGCGCGGCGCGATCCAGCGCGCCGGGACACCGATCCACCGCCACAGCGCGACCAACCCGAGCGCGTAGCAAGCGTAGGGCCAGAACAACTCTCGCGGCGTCGCGACGACGGCGCACACAGTCAGCACCGCGCAGACGATCTTCACCTCGACCGGCGCCCGGTGCGCGGGCGAGGCGCCTTGCAGGTAGAGGCGATCGCTCGTACGGGGCACCTACGGCGATCCCGGTTGCGCACGTTCGTCAGTTGTTTCGTTGTGCGCGTGGGTTTCTCGACCGCGAGCCCGGCCCGCCCGGATCATCCGGAGCACCGCGAACAGAGCGGCGAAGGCGGCGGCGGCGCCGAGCACGCCCGCCAACCCGGTGAGTCCGTCGTCACCGTCGATGGTGTAGTCGGCGAGCGGCGAGTTGGCGAACCGGTGCTCCTCGGCACTCTGCGCGATGCATTCACCGCGCAGTTCCTCGACACCCTCGGTTTCCACCACCGTGCAGCCGCGTTGCGTGGTGGCGTCGAGGCCGTCGGGCTGCGAACTGGCCACGTAAGACAGCAATCCCGCGATCAGCACCGCGACCGCGGCGAAGGCCCAGAGGAATCCGGTCATCGACACTCGCGCGCGCACCGGCGATGCGCCACCCCGTGCCCGGCGCAACAGATAGACCAGATCGGGGCGCGCGTTGACGACGGCGACCACGGTGATCGCGGTGATGATCCCTTCGCCCACGCCGATCAGCGCGTGGGTGATCAGCATGTACCCCGCCACCGCGCCGACCGTCGAGCCGGCCGCACCGCCGATCGCGTACTCCAGCACGAACCCCATTGCGGCGCAGACCGTCCCGACGAACGCGGCGAGGAAGGCGACGATGCCGATGCCGGAACGGACGCGGTCGACGAGCACCGGCAGCGTCCAGCGCGCGACCGAATACCCGACCGCGACACCGATGAGGGCCATATTGGTGATGTTCGTGCCCAGCGCGCTCAACCCGCCGTCGGCGAACAGCAGCGCCTGGACGACGAGCACGATCGCGACGCACAGCGCACCGACATGGGGACCCACCAGGATCGCCGCCAGCGCCCCGCCCAGGAGGTGACCGCTCACGCCCGGCAGGATCGGGAAATTGACCATCTGCACCGCGAAGATGAACGCGGCGACCAATCCCGCCATCGGCGCGGCGCGCTCGTCGAGTTCGGCGCGTGCCCGCCAGGCCGCGAAACCCAGTCCGGCGACGGCGATGACGGCGAAGAGGGCACTGGCCGGGACATCGACGATGCCGTCGCTCATATGCATTGCCAACGTACTGCTCACCTCGCGAGACACTACGCGGTCATGTGTTCACATGAACAGATGTGTACGTGTTCTGCTCGGCGATCGGTCCCCGGCGAAGGGCGACCGGCGAGGTGGCAGAGTAGAAGAGTGGCAGTAAGTCCTCCGTTGAATCCCGAGCACGCCCGCCGCGCGGCGTCCGGTTTGGACATCATGGCGATCGAGCACTGGGCGGGCCGGTTCGATCTGCTCTCCGACGCCAACCGCCTGCGCCTGCTGGTCTGCCTGCATTACGCACCCGACATCAGCGTCAGCGATCTCGCCGCCGCGGTAGGCATGTCGGCCACCGCCGCGTCTCAGGCGCTGCGCATTTTGCGGCAGCAGGGCTGGGTCACCAGCAGCAAGGAAGGGCGGATCGTGCGGTACCGGCTCGCCGACGACACGATCCACCGCCTCCTGCACTGGATCGGCGCCACCCACGCGAGCGAGGCACTGGAGCACGACTTCACCTGAATCGGTGGCAGACCGCTCTCAGAAATCAGTGATGCCCGCACGCTCCGCGGCGAGTTCGGCGCGAACCACTTCCAGCAGCCGCCCGACCCAGCCGCGGCCGGGACCCCAGAAGCGTGAGAAGTGTTCGTTGGACAGCAGTTTGGCGTCCTGCGTCGTCAGCAGCAGGTCGGCCAGGTGCGGATGCTGACGGAACTTCGCGCGCAGCAGGCCGGCCATCACGGCGAGCCGGGCATCGGACCAACCCGGCCGACGGGGTAGGTCACGAGCCAATTCCGCGGCCCGGTACGGGGTCTCGGCGGCGGCGATATCGGCGCGCGCCGCCGCGTCGGACGTGCTCAGCGCCCAATACGCGTGGTCGACAGTGGGATAGGCGGTCCCGCCGACGACGATCGGTGCGGGGTAACGGTTCTGCAGCGCCTCCAGGCCCGGTTCCGCTGGCCAGCCGCGGGGATATCCGACGCCACCGAAGGTGACCGGCAGTGCCTGCGGCTCGTCCGGTCCGTCGGCTGCAAGTCGTTGTGCGGAGGCCTCCCGTTCCCGCTCGCACCGGGCGAAGTACTCGACGGCCCATGTCCGTTCCTGCTCGTCGTCGTCGAAAAGAGCGACGATGGGCCGATCCTGGTAATCCATGTCGCCGAGCGTGTACACCCGCAGGTGCGCCGGAATCGCCAGGTAGGCGGCACGCAACGCGGCGCGGTTCTGCTCGGTCGGCTGGGCGAGGTAGGCATCGACGGCCAGCCGGCAGCGAGCGCGCGAGTCGGGCCGCCCGGCCAGCCGTTCCACCTCGTCGGCGACCTCGGCGATCAGTTCGTCCGCGTCGATCCACGAGTGCGGGTCGCCGAACGTCCACTGGGCCAGCTCGTGCACGCTGGCCTTCGCGCCCGCGGGCAAGGTCGTGGCGACCCAGCCCGATCGCACCTTCGCGGCGAACTCGGTCAAGTTCACCAGACCCCAGCAGTCCACCATGCCGTCGGCGTAGATCTTCAGATCGGTCAGGAAGTAGTCGCCGTTGCGGATGAACGCGTGTCGCCACGTTCCCTCGATGCGCTCACCGTCGACGTCCCGGTAGGTGCGGTGGAAGACCGTCATGCCGACGACCTTATCGGGAACCCTTGACCCGCAACGGTTCCGCGCCGAGACGGCACCGAATGGGACTTACCGGACTATGACGCGTGTCACCTGGCCACGGAAGTGTTGCACGGTTAACTTTGATCGCAGAGGTGCTTACCCATTCACTCGGTTCTTGCGCATCAGGAGACGGCGATATGTCAGAAGACTCGAATGCCAAGCAGGACAACAACAACGGCGGGATGGATCGTCGAGCGCTGCTCGGCACCGGCGTCGCCGCCGTGGGAGCGGCTGCGCTGGGCGGCGGCCTGGTCGGGGCGGCCGCGGCGAGTCCCGCCGACCCGCCCGCGCTCGCGAGTGACGGCGCGCTCGACAGCAATCTCAACAACGCCTCCCACCTGTTCAAGTTGCGCGACGCCGAACGGGCGAACTTCGACGGCGGATACCTGCAGGGAGCGAACGAGGACAATTTCCCTGTGCTGCAAGGCCAGAAGGGGTCGGTGTACTTCGTGCACCTGGAGGGCGGCGGCATTCGGGAACCGCACTGGCATCCCTCGGCATGGGAACTGAACTACATCATTTCCGGTAAGGCGAAGTGGACGATCCTGGGCACACACCCGGACGGGACCTACCACAACGACGTCTTCGAGGCCGCCCAGGGCGAACTGGTCTTCGCGCCGCAGGGCTATTTCCATTACTTCGAAAATGCCAGCGCCGACGCGCCTTTGGATGTTCTCGTCGTTTTCAACACCAGCGCCAAGGAACCCAACGACGATATCGGCATCGTCGCGACCCTGAACTCGCTGCCCCGTGAGGTCCTCGCCGCGTCGTTCGGTATCCCGGTCTCGGCCTTCGCCAACGTCCCCACCGAGATCAAACCCGTGGTGATCACCCGCCACAAGTAGCCGAGCGCCCCGGGTGGCCGTCGCGACACCGGCCGCCCGGGCCGTCGACAGGCAGCAGTTCGGGGAAGCCGGGGAGGATGCGCACCGCGGGATCGTGGAACGCGACAACCCGGGCTATCCCGGCGGCCGTAACGGAAAGCACGACAATGCCGTTCGCCCGTACCACGCCGTGCTCATCCCTGCGATACACCGCGGCGGCAGGCTGGCCGTTGGCCGTGGTCGCGAACATTCGCCAATCCCCTGGGTTGCCGAGTACATACGTTTCGAGCGTGCCGATGCAGTGCCGGCGCCCGGCGTACCAATCGCGAAACGGTGTGGCTTCCAAGGTGGCGTCCGCGCGCAGCACCTGCTCGAGCATCCGGGCGTCCGCGTGTTCGAAGGCCGCGATGTAGCCGTCGAGCAGTGCGCGTGCCCGCTGCTCTGTCGGCTCGAGCAGTCGCTCGCGCGTGGGCTCCACCTCCCGCAGGCGAATCCGAGCGCGTTGCAGGCCGCTCTTCACCGCGGCAGTGGTGGTGCCGAGGATCTCGGCGGTCTCGGCCGCGGAGAACGCCAGCACCTCGCGCAGGAGCAGAATCGCGCGCTGACGGGCGGGCAGATGCTGCAATCCGGCTATCAGCGCCAGCCGCAGCGACTCACGGGTGATCGCGGCCGCGGCCGGGTCATCGCACACCGGGGCAAGTAGTGCGTCCGGCAACGGCGTCAACCACGCAACCTCGCCCGGTGCAGTGGTTTTCGGCGCGCGCGGCGGGCCGGCGTACGCGTCCGCCAGGCCGGAGGGCAGTACCCGAATCCCGCGCGGAGCCGCCGCGGTCAGGCAAACGTTGGTCGCGATCCGGTACAGCCAGACCCGCAACGAGGCCCGGCCCTCGAAATCCGCCCGCGCACGCCACGCCCGAAGATAGGTCTCCTGTACCAGATCCTCGGCGTCGTGGACGGAGCCGACCATGCGATAGCAGTGCGCCAGCAGCTCCCGCCGGAATAGCTCGGCCTCGGCGGCGAACCGGTCTTGCTGCGCCGCCCGCGTCCGCGACGTTGTCATGCCGGGAGTGTAGGCCGCAGTGCCAATTTGCCGACGGTGCCGCGGGACTCCAGGGCCGCCAATACCTTCGGGCCCTCGGCCAGATCGTGCACCGTGGGATGCGCGGGCGCGCAGACACCGTCGGCGACAAGCCCGGACAATTCAGCCAGCACCGCACCGAAAATATCCGGTGCGGCGTCGATCAGCACGCCCATATTGAGCCCGATGACCTGAATTTGGTTCCGGTACACCAGATCCCAGTTGCTTAGCGTGGCGGTCCCGCCGGCCAGGCCGTACACCACGACCCGCCCCCTCACCCGTCGTGCCGCGCTCAGGCCGGCCTCGAGCGCGGCGCCACCCGCGGATTCAAGCACCAGATCGACGCCGCGCCCGCCGGTCAGCGCGCGCACCTCCGCGGTGAGATTTGCGCTGCGGGAGTCCACCACGTGGTCAGCGCCGCACGAGCGCACCGTTTCGTGTTTGTCCGGTGCCGCGGCGGCGATGACCGTCGCGCCGTAGTGCTTCGCGAGGTGCACCGCGGCCTGGCCGGTCGCCCCTGCCGCGGCCTGGATCAGCACGGTCTCCCCCGCGGCCAGGCCGCCCAACGGCCGCAGCGCGGCAATGGCGGTAGGCCAGTTCACGCCCAGGCCCAAAGCCTGTTCGGCAGTCCAACCGGGCGGCACCGGCTGCGCCGCGGCCGCGGGCAGCACCATGTATTCAGCGAAGGCCGCCTCGCCCACCCCGAACACGCGCGCACCCAGGGCTGGCTCGGGCACTTCCGGCCCCACCGCGACGACTTCGCCCGCGGCCTCGAAACCCGCCAGATACGGCGGCTGCGGGCCGCCGCGAAAGGTGCCGTAGGACCGCGAGATATCGACGAAATTGACGCCGGCGGCGTCGACTCGGATCAGCACCTCGCCCGGGCCGGGCGCCGATACCGGCACGTCGACGATCACACGCATATCCAGTGGACCGTGCAGCGACGTCTGCTCCAGCGCACGCATCATGGTCGGCACTACCACCGCAACCAACTCCTTTACTCGGCTCCACGCGGTCCGCCCTGCGACGGACCACATCCGTCGCCTGTGTAGACCTCGATCACCGCGCAAAGGAATCGTTGCCCAGGTCGCGCACGCCGAACCCGGGCACGAGGAGGTCGAGCCCGGGGATCGGATGTCTGATGGGAACCGCGGCGGCTAGGCGTGCCCGCCGCCGAGGCCCGGCTTGTGCAATCGAGGCTGGGATTCGAAGGTGGGGCGGTCGGTGGGGCGCACCGGTTCCGGTGCGACCACGGCGCCACGGTTGTCCGTCCGGGTGGTCCGGGCGTCGACCTCGCGGCGCGCGAAGGCGATATCGCGGGCGCTGCGCACCGACAACCTACCGAGCGAGGTGGCGGCGAAGAACAGGATCAGTGCGCCGAGACCGTAGAAGAAGGTCAGTTGCAGGAGTGCCCGTTTGAAATCGGAGGACGCGACCGGCTCACCGAGGGCACCCAGGTTCAGCAGGTCCGCCAGGAACGGACCGACGACGAACCACAGACCGGCCGCCGCGGCCAGCCAACCGCCGAAACTGGCGACGAGCCGATTCCGGCTGGTCAACATCAGAAATCCGCCGACGATCGCGACCACGCCGGGCAGCACCTCGAGCCAGCCGCGCGCCGACGTCCACACCCACGAGTCGTCCGGGGTGAACGCGAAATCGAAGTACGGGCCCAGGAACGGAATCAATGCGCCCCAGATCCCCAGCAACAGCACCGCGAGCCCGCCGAGGGCGCCGCGACTGCGGGGAATCCGGAGTGCCGGGCCGCGGTCGGCAGCAACGTTGTCATCGACGTTCATCAGAGCCTCCATTCGTCGAAGTAACTGCTCCTACGGCCTACCCGCGCCGCACCGACCTATGCATAACCTGCATGAATGAGTCGAAACGCGCCCGTGGGGCGATGCGTAGCCTGAACGCGTGGGAGTTGTACACGTCGGCCGCGAGCCCGAACCGAGGTGGGATTTCGCGACCGCGGCAGCGCCGCCGGGGGCCGCGATCATCGGTTACCGCGATCTGAACGGCGGCGGGCTGGATCTGCGCGTCGCCGGGACGACGGCGATCACCGTGGTGATCGGGTTCGGGACGCAGGACGTGCTCGTCGACGACGCGGGCGGCCGGCGCACCCTCGACAGCTTCGTGGCCGGGCTCCCCCTCGACCCGATGCGGGTGCACAGCGCACGCGCCGAGTGCGTCGAGCTGCGGCTCTCGCCGCTGCGGGCGTATTCGCTGCTCGGCGTGGCGCCCGCCGAACTTGGCCGCGGCGCCGTCGCCCTGGAGGATCTGTGGGGGCCGCGGGCCCGGCGGTTGCGCGAACAACTCGCGGCCGCCCAGAACTGGGACGAGCGTTTCGCTATTACGAAATCGTTTCTGGCGCAGCAGGACCGGCGGTCACACACGCTCGACCCGGAGGTACTGGCGGGCTGGCACCGCATTCTTGCCGCGCGGGGACAGGTACGGATCGGCGCGCTCGCCGAAGCTCTCGGCTGGAGTCACAAGCGACTGTGGTCGCGGTTCGAATCCCAGATCGGGCTGACGCCCAAGCGCGCGGCGATGCTGGCCCGGTTCCGGTACGCGGTCGACGGGCTGCTGGCCGGCCGCCCCGCCGCCACGGTCGCGGCGGATTCCGGCTACACCGATCAGGCCCACCTGTGCCGTGACGTGTCGATCTTCGCCGCCGATACGCCAGGAGCGTTGAAAGCCCAGTATCTGCCTGCCATCGCGCGGCACCGGTACCAAGCCTGGGGAAAATTCTTCCAATACCGCGCGACTCCCCTCGATCGATAGTGGTGTTCGCCCCGGGTGGCGGTCGGCCGATCGCCACCCGGGGCTCACCCATCGACAACGAGAGGACAGCTGTCGTGCACAACACTTTTGATCCCGCAGCACTGCAAGCAGCCCTGGACGCCGTCCACGCCGCAGGACTGCCCGGCGCCTTCGCCGAAGTCCGGGCCGGCGACCAAACCTGGCGCGGCGCAGCCGGAGTCGCCGACCTGGCCACCGGCAGACCGGTCACCACCGAGATGCGGCACCGGGTCGGCAGCATCACCAAGACCTTCACCGCCGCCGCGGTGTTGCGACAGGTCGAGAACGGCGAAATTGCTTTGGACACACCGATCGCCCACTACCTGCCGCACCTGGTTCCCGGTCCGCGCGGCGCAGCGATCACCGTGCGGATGTTGATCAACCACACCAGCGGTCTCGCCGAATATCTACCGCTGGCCTACCCTTCGCTCGCCGCTTTCCCGGCTATCGGCAAGACGACACCGAAAAGCCTGGAGGACAACAGGTTCACCCGCTTCCACCCCGTCGAGTTGATCGAGCTGGGTGTCGGTGCGCCCGCGGTCGGCGCCCCCGGTGGTACACCCGGCGTGTACTCGAACACGAATTATCTTCTGCTGTGCCAACTTCTGGAGCTGGTCAGCGGTCTGTCCGCAGAAAAGTGCATTACCCGCGACGTCATCAACCGCGCCGGACTGCCGGACACCGAACTCCCCACCGAGCCCTACCTCACCGGTCCACACGCCCTGCACTACGAGGCATGGTTCGGCATGTTCGATCCGCCGCGTGACTTCAGCGTCTTCGACATGTCGTGGGTCGGCCCGTCCGCCTCGCTCATCTCGACCGTCACGGATATGAACCGCTTCTATCGCCTGTTGCTGGCGGGCGCCATCGTCAGCCCGTCGTCACTGGCGCAGATGCAGCAGACCGGCCCGGTCATCTCGTTCGAGGGCAAGACCATCACCTACGGTCTCGGCCTGCACAAGCTAACCGTGCCCGGTCACGGCGTTTTCTGGGGCCACGACGGCTCCGCCTGGGGCAGCGGTGCGATGGCCATGATCAGCGCCGACGGGCAACGGCAGCTGGCGCTGGCGGTGAACATGCAGCGGTGGAACCAGCTCGATTCCGCACAAAAGCCGCAACCACACCCCATCGACTTCGCGCTGCACGCGTTCACCCAACTCGCACTCTGCGGTTGACCTGCCCGGCGGCGAGGACGCGCATGGCGTAAGTCACGAAGGGAGCCCGGGCTGCGGACTATACGATGAGCAGACAGCGGGCTGAACGAAGTCATCTTGCCCGCCCCCGATATGCGGCGTCACGGCGTTCGGCGCAACCGAGCGCGAAAGCGAACACATCCTCGTGCTGACCCGGCGAAGGGAGCGGCGGCTTGAATGTCCTCGGCGGCGCGGTAATGATCAACGTTCCCGATCCGGACGCTTCGGCGAAATTCATGATCGAACATCTGGATTTCACGGAGACGATCACCGACGAGGGGCTCGCGGTGATTTTCTCCGCCGCCGCGGATTTGCATCTGGCGTTCCTGCGCGTCGGCGCGCCGGACTTCCGGCCCGAGTCCGTGGCGGGCGCCCTGAGTAAAGGAATGATCATCGTTCTCGTCGTCACCGACGTGGACGCCGAGCATTCCCGGTTGGCCGAGGCCGGCGTCGAGATCGTCACTCCGCTCGGTTTCTCGGAATGGGAAGGCAGTTCGGGCGAACGGTACTTCCAGATGCGGGACCCGAACGGTCTCATCGTCCGATTGACCGAGTGGGTGTGAACCGGATCGGTCAGCGGGGCGGCTGCCATTCGATGCGGCCGCCCTGGAAATCCTGGGCGCGGCCGTCGTTGTAGTCGTACTCGTCGCTGATCGGGTACCCGTAGCGGCCGTTCTCCCAGTTCTGGCTCGCCCAGATCTCGCGGATCGCGCCGACCACCGCGCGGGCGCCGGTATCGGCCGACCAGTAGATCGAGCCGCCCTCGAAATGCTGGCCCGCGCCGTTGTTCTTCGCACGGAATTCGTCGGTGGCGGGGAACCCGAGCCTGCCGTCCTCCCAGGACATCGTCGCCCACTTGTCGCGGATCGCGCCCCAGGTGTTGTGCGCACCGGTGGCCCGGGACCAATGGATGGTGCCGCCCTCGAAGTGGTTGAAACGCCCAGGTTTCCGGGTGGGCATTTCCCGGCTGGTCGGATACCGCAGAGCGCCGTCCTCCCATCCGAGTTCACCCCATTTGGCGCGGATCGCACCGCCGATC
This genomic stretch from Nocardia brasiliensis ATCC 700358 harbors:
- a CDS encoding cupin domain-containing protein translates to MSEDSNAKQDNNNGGMDRRALLGTGVAAVGAAALGGGLVGAAAASPADPPALASDGALDSNLNNASHLFKLRDAERANFDGGYLQGANEDNFPVLQGQKGSVYFVHLEGGGIREPHWHPSAWELNYIISGKAKWTILGTHPDGTYHNDVFEAAQGELVFAPQGYFHYFENASADAPLDVLVVFNTSAKEPNDDIGIVATLNSLPREVLAASFGIPVSAFANVPTEIKPVVITRHK
- a CDS encoding zinc-binding dehydrogenase, whose amino-acid sequence is MVVPTMMRALEQTSLHGPLDMRVIVDVPVSAPGPGEVLIRVDAAGVNFVDISRSYGTFRGGPQPPYLAGFEAAGEVVAVGPEVPEPALGARVFGVGEAAFAEYMVLPAAAAQPVPPGWTAEQALGLGVNWPTAIAALRPLGGLAAGETVLIQAAAGATGQAAVHLAKHYGATVIAAAAPDKHETVRSCGADHVVDSRSANLTAEVRALTGGRGVDLVLESAGGAALEAGLSAARRVRGRVVVYGLAGGTATLSNWDLVYRNQIQVIGLNMGVLIDAAPDIFGAVLAELSGLVADGVCAPAHPTVHDLAEGPKVLAALESRGTVGKLALRPTLPA
- a CDS encoding energy-coupling factor ABC transporter ATP-binding protein; protein product: MPAVRLLDLRFAYPDGTAALHGVDLEIAHGERVAVLGPNGAGKSTLMLHLNGVLIAASGEVRIGGTRLGRETVRAIRERVGVVFQDPDDQLFMPTVAQDVAFGPANFGVRGAALAERVRDALAAVGMTDQAERSPARLSLGERRRAALATVLACRPEVLVLDEPAANLDPVARRELAEILLTLPTTLLMVTHDLPYAHRVCDRAVILDGGRIVADGPIDTVLADAELLAAHRLS
- a CDS encoding PDGLE domain-containing protein; its protein translation is MTGFLWAFAAVAVLIAGLLSYVASSQPDGLDATTQRGCTVVETEGVEELRGECIAQSAEEHRFANSPLADYTIDGDDGLTGLAGVLGAAAAFAALFAVLRMIRAGRARGRETHAHNETTDERAQPGSP
- a CDS encoding NADAR family protein, which produces MTVFHRTYRDVDGERIEGTWRHAFIRNGDYFLTDLKIYADGMVDCWGLVNLTEFAAKVRSGWVATTLPAGAKASVHELAQWTFGDPHSWIDADELIAEVADEVERLAGRPDSRARCRLAVDAYLAQPTEQNRAALRAAYLAIPAHLRVYTLGDMDYQDRPIVALFDDDEQERTWAVEYFARCEREREASAQRLAADGPDEPQALPVTFGGVGYPRGWPAEPGLEALQNRYPAPIVVGGTAYPTVDHAYWALSTSDAAARADIAAAETPYRAAELARDLPRRPGWSDARLAVMAGLLRAKFRQHPHLADLLLTTQDAKLLSNEHFSRFWGPGRGWVGRLLEVVRAELAAERAGITDF
- a CDS encoding ArsR/SmtB family transcription factor; translation: MAVSPPLNPEHARRAASGLDIMAIEHWAGRFDLLSDANRLRLLVCLHYAPDISVSDLAAAVGMSATAASQALRILRQQGWVTSSKEGRIVRYRLADDTIHRLLHWIGATHASEALEHDFT
- the cbiQ gene encoding cobalt ECF transporter T component CbiQ, which produces MPRTSDRLYLQGASPAHRAPVEVKIVCAVLTVCAVVATPRELFWPYACYALGLVALWRWIGVPARWIAPRLLIEVPFVVLAVLLPFAAGEPRTSMLGLSLSTTGLYAAWGIVAKGTLGVGVSLTLAATTAVRELPGGLTRLRVPGLIVTIVVLMLRYVDVLADEAARMRLARISRGDDPRTLRQAGATARGVGSLFLRSYERGERVHLAMLSRGFTGVVPDLGEPSAGLRQWLLGCLPAVAASGICLSAWVVR
- a CDS encoding LysR family transcriptional regulator, with the translated sequence MHYDLVDLRLFLDVVSEGSITAGAQRRHLSLPSASARIRALEHQAGLPLLIRGRRGVRPTPAGTTLARHAREVLRQTARLDSALAGYTSSPEVALTLLSGGGAMHQIVPRALISFLRAQPGIDVVVAERRTPQMVRMLTDGAADLGIVIGNEAGDCGLSVEPLCDGSLVAIGQAGGILTGRTMLTFREVAEHPLVGLDTGSSLQQWIEQHVGVQGGPLPRYRTRVANLTTVLTLVAAGVGLAIVPRNAIHADATLDMCELSDAWSHRHHLIAWGSKADPSSPALTALTDHIRQAAATQTA
- a CDS encoding RNA polymerase subunit sigma-70 → MTTSRTRAAQQDRFAAEAELFRRELLAHCYRMVGSVHDAEDLVQETYLRAWRARADFEGRASLRVWLYRIATNVCLTAAAPRGIRVLPSGLADAYAGPPRAPKTTAPGEVAWLTPLPDALLAPVCDDPAAAAITRESLRLALIAGLQHLPARQRAILLLREVLAFSAAETAEILGTTTAAVKSGLQRARIRLREVEPTRERLLEPTEQRARALLDGYIAAFEHADARMLEQVLRADATLEATPFRDWYAGRRHCIGTLETYVLGNPGDWRMFATTANGQPAAAVYRRDEHGVVRANGIVVLSVTAAGIARVVAFHDPAVRILPGFPELLPVDGPGGRCRDGHPGRSATCGG